The genomic segment AATTGCGGAGGTACTTGAATCGAGGCGTGACCACGGCGCGGATCTTCTCGATCGTGTAATCGCAACGGTCGCGGGCGGCGACGAGGTACTCGCGCGGCTCGTAGTCTTTCGCGAGGAAGTCGCGACCTTCCATCGTTTCCGGCACTTCAATCCCGGAAGCGGCCAGCGAAGCGGCGGAAATATCGATGCCGGAGATGAGATCGTCGCGGACTTTGCCTGCGGTGATCCCCGGGCCGGCAACGATGAGTGGCATATGGATGCCCCCTTCGAACAGGAACTGCTTGTGACGATGCAGTTTCATGCCGTGATCACTGAAGAGGAAGATCAGCGTGTTGTCGTAGTAGCCGTCCCGCTTGAGGGCGTCGATAATTTCGCCGACCTGCTCATCGGTCTTCAGCAGGCAGTCGTAATGATGAGCAATTTCGTCGCGGACTTCTTTGACATCCGGGTAGTACGGCGGAACGGGAACATCAGCCGGATCGATGACGGACGGAGCCCTCTTGCCTAGTTTTCCGCCGCCAAGTTGAACCTGTCCAAAGAACGGCTGATCTTTCCCCTTCCCTGCCCAGCATTTGCCGGCGACCAGTGTTCCCGGTCCCCAGCCGCCACGGCTGCGTTCGAAGTCGTAGAATTCTTCCTTGCTCCATTCGAAGTTGTAGTCGTCTTTATTCCCCTCGTTGAACGTCCAGTAGCCGGCCTGACGGAAACGAATCGGAAGCGGCGTCGCACTTTCGGGCAACGCATTGCGATCGTACTCGCCCATCGATTGTCCCCGGAATGAGTCCCGGCAGCTGCGGTGATTGTGGGCTCCGATCGACGTCTGCATCATCCCGGTGATGATGGCCGAACGCGTTGCCGAACAGACGCCGGCCGGCGTGTAGAAGCGGGTGAACTTCGTGCCGCTCTCGGCGAGGGCATCGATGTTTGGCGTCTCGATGAGCGTATCGCCGTAGCAGCTGAACCAGCCACTCACGTCTTCCAGATAAATCCAGAGAACGTTGGGACGATCGGCAGCATTCGCCGATGACACGCAGGATGCGACCAGAACAAGAGTGAGAAGAATGGTTTTCACGAGCGGCTCTTTCATAGGCATGAGATCAGGGATCTTCGGCGACGTGCGGTGGACTTCGATCACTCGTAACGCCACTTCAATTCCCAGGGATCCTTCGTTTCCTTCTGCCAGGCCTGCAGTTTCTCCTGCAGTTCTTTCAGCTTGTCCTGATGCTCCGGATCGAGGGCGAGGTTTTTGCCCTCGTAGGGGTCTTCGGCAATGTTGTAGAGCTCGAAGCGGGGACGATTTTCGTAGTCATAAATCGTCTTCTGCCCGAACGTTTTCTCTTCGCGTTTGAGCGCACTCTGCCAGGTTGGCGAAGCGAACAGGTCGGAAGCATTCGGATATGGCAACTGGTGAGCGATGTTGAAAATCAGTTTGTAGTCGCCGTCGATCGCCACCCGCATGGGGTAGTACATCGTGATCTCATGGAAGGTGTGCGACAGGAACGTTGAGTCCCAGCCTTCTGGGTGTTCCTGTTCGAGGATCGGCAGGAATGAGCGGCCGTGGAACTTGTACTGAACTTCGTTCTTGCGACGGATCG from the Rubinisphaera margarita genome contains:
- a CDS encoding sulfatase family protein, with the translated sequence MKTILLTLVLVASCVSSANAADRPNVLWIYLEDVSGWFSCYGDTLIETPNIDALAESGTKFTRFYTPAGVCSATRSAIITGMMQTSIGAHNHRSCRDSFRGQSMGEYDRNALPESATPLPIRFRQAGYWTFNEGNKDDYNFEWSKEEFYDFERSRGGWGPGTLVAGKCWAGKGKDQPFFGQVQLGGGKLGKRAPSVIDPADVPVPPYYPDVKEVRDEIAHHYDCLLKTDEQVGEIIDALKRDGYYDNTLIFLFSDHGMKLHRHKQFLFEGGIHMPLIVAGPGITAGKVRDDLISGIDISAASLAASGIEVPETMEGRDFLAKDYEPREYLVAARDRCDYTIEKIRAVVTPRFKYLRNYLTDRPYMQPSYKDPWEVSQKFRQMMADGEMNETQLIFFGDTKPAEEFYDLENDPHEINNLAHDPEFQKELTRHRKLLQEWIVETGDQGQQPESEVGIRCVLKRWGDKCVNPEYDAVRKSTAATSN